In uncultured Desulfovibrio sp., the genomic stretch TTCCGCATAGTCGGTCTGATCCGCCGCCGTTGGCTGGGGGAGGCACAGACTGGCCAGAACACAAAGGGAAAGAAGGGGTTTCATCATAAAAGACCTTCTGAAGAATAAACTCGTCCCGCTCTCATACCAATCACTGAGCGGGGTGGCAAGATTCCCGGCTTTGTGGGCACAAGGAATGATTATTTTATTGCAAAAAGCGTGCAAATTTTTTTACTCGTGGTGCGCCCTTGGCGGTGCCGCGCGCAATACAGAGTGTGCCGTATGAACATGGAAAACAGCACGGCTGAAAAAAACGGGCAGGAAGCTGCGCAACAGGGCGCAACCCCAGCAAGCCCCACAAATCCCGCAAGTCCCACGGACAAGGCGCGGACAGCGCAGGCAACCGCTGTTGGCGCGCATACGCCGCTCGGCCTGCTGCTGGGCGGGGCCGCCGTTGTGCTGGCCCTCATGGTGACGCTGCTGACCCTTATTTCCATTGACCGCAGCGAGGCCGCCATGGCCCGCCTGCTGGCGGAAAAGGGCTCATCGCTGATCATTGCCTTTGAGAGCATCCTGCGCTCGGGCATGCGCAGCGAGGCTGGCGTCCGCCTTCAGGTGCTGCTGGAAGAAATGGGTGAAAGCCCCGGCATTGTTTTTGTGGCCGTGACCATGCCCGACGGCACCATTGTGGCGCACAGCAATCCTGCCCGGCTTGGCGAAATTTTGCAGGTGGGCTCGCACGAAGCCGATGAGGCCTCCATGCGCGATCTTGCCCCCGACATGCTGCCCCACTGGGGCATCATGCGCATGGAGGGGCGGCGCGTGTTTGCCGTGTACAGGCAATTTTCGCCGGGCATACGCGATCTGCCGAGGGGCTTTCCCCTGCCGGTGATTTTTCTCGGGCTTGACCTTTCGCCCTTTGAAATAACGCGCAGTCAGAACCGGGACTACGTAGCCATGCTGGCGGCTGTGACCCTGCTGGTGGGGCTGGCCTGTCTGGTGGCCCTGTACTATGCCGAGCGGGCGCGGGAGTCGCGTCAGCGGCAGCGCATGGCCGAGGGCAAGGTGCGCCGGCTTGAAGAAGAAGTGCGCCGCAAGGAAAAACTGGCCGCTGTGGGCAATCTGGCCGCAGGCGTTGCGCACGAAATCCGCAATCCTCTCAGCTCCATCAAGGGTTACGCCACCTACTTCGGCCAGCGTTTTCCCGAAGGAAGCGAAGACCGCGAAGCCGCCAATGTGATGGTGCACGAGGTTGACCGACTCAATCGCGTAATTATGGATCTCATAGGTCTCTCGCGTCCCAGTGATGTGAGCCCGCACCCGGCGGATCTCAAACTTGTGGTGGATCACGTGACTCGCCTCATCCATCAGGATGCGGACAAGCGCAAGGTCAAGATTGTCTGCCGTTCGCCCCGGCGGGTGCCGCTGGCCCTGGCCGACCCTGAGCGCATGGGGCAGGCCCTGTTGAACCTCTGCCTCAATGCTCTGGACGCCATGCCCGATGGCGGGCAGCTCACGCTTGCCATTGTGGAGCGCAAGGGGCGCGTGTGCCTTATGGTGCGTGATAACGGCACAGGTATTGAGGCCAGCCAGTTGCCGCATATTTTTGACCCCTACTATACCACCAAGGGGCAGGGTACGGGG encodes the following:
- the zraS gene encoding two-component system sensor histidine kinase ZraS; amino-acid sequence: MNMENSTAEKNGQEAAQQGATPASPTNPASPTDKARTAQATAVGAHTPLGLLLGGAAVVLALMVTLLTLISIDRSEAAMARLLAEKGSSLIIAFESILRSGMRSEAGVRLQVLLEEMGESPGIVFVAVTMPDGTIVAHSNPARLGEILQVGSHEADEASMRDLAPDMLPHWGIMRMEGRRVFAVYRQFSPGIRDLPRGFPLPVIFLGLDLSPFEITRSQNRDYVAMLAAVTLLVGLACLVALYYAERARESRQRQRMAEGKVRRLEEEVRRKEKLAAVGNLAAGVAHEIRNPLSSIKGYATYFGQRFPEGSEDREAANVMVHEVDRLNRVIMDLIGLSRPSDVSPHPADLKLVVDHVTRLIHQDADKRKVKIVCRSPRRVPLALADPERMGQALLNLCLNALDAMPDGGQLTLAIVERKGRVCLMVRDNGTGIEASQLPHIFDPYYTTKGQGTGLGLAMVHKIVEAHDGEISVTSRPAQTARRGETTFSIWLPRAAEGAVAQGNRKK